Proteins from a genomic interval of Geodermatophilus obscurus DSM 43160:
- a CDS encoding MFS transporter, which yields MADPAGDVDADPDEPGRRTAAPSRRARSPGAVGAVLRAVAVSVLGVLPAFLVGALAVQIRADLQVGLGLFGLAAATLFAVSGGLARPAGRLVQRLGSRRGAALAAALATASLTVIALAGSPAALMAGLAVGGLGNAVAQPSANAVVSELVTEQRLGVAFGIKQSSIPAATLLGGLAVPGVALVFGWRWAVACAVGLAVVLLLVSLTGRDVGRRRGGAPRAPGAPRAPDRGLPRGGLVVLTVGGFLGSAAATPTGVFLVDSAVAAGTDAGAAGLLFAGCSVLGLVVRIGYGLLVDRHPTRSAYLFIANLLAAGTAGYVLLAAGTVPASVAGGVLAYGAGWAWTGLFHFAVIRDNRDAAASVTGFVQTGLSLGAASGPLLFGVVAQTWSYSAAWLTAAALSLAGAVTVRVSRRMVRRSRGLPVSRLPGRRRRAPDLPAPT from the coding sequence GTGGCTGACCCGGCCGGGGACGTGGACGCCGACCCCGACGAACCCGGCCGGCGCACCGCTGCCCCGAGCCGGCGGGCCCGGTCCCCGGGCGCGGTGGGCGCCGTGCTCCGGGCGGTGGCCGTCTCGGTGCTCGGCGTGCTGCCGGCCTTCCTCGTCGGGGCGCTGGCGGTGCAGATCCGCGCCGACCTGCAGGTGGGCCTCGGCCTGTTCGGCCTGGCCGCGGCGACGCTGTTCGCCGTCTCCGGCGGCCTCGCCCGGCCCGCCGGCCGGCTGGTGCAGCGGCTCGGGTCGCGCCGCGGTGCTGCCCTGGCCGCGGCGCTGGCCACGGCCTCGCTCACCGTCATCGCCCTGGCCGGCTCGCCGGCCGCGCTGATGGCCGGGCTGGCCGTCGGCGGCCTGGGCAACGCCGTCGCCCAGCCGTCGGCCAACGCGGTGGTCTCCGAGCTGGTCACCGAGCAGCGGCTCGGCGTCGCCTTCGGCATCAAGCAGTCCTCGATCCCGGCGGCGACGCTGCTGGGCGGGCTCGCCGTCCCCGGGGTGGCCCTCGTCTTCGGCTGGCGGTGGGCGGTCGCCTGCGCCGTCGGTCTCGCCGTCGTCCTGCTGCTGGTCTCCCTCACCGGCCGGGACGTCGGACGGCGGCGGGGCGGGGCGCCGCGCGCGCCCGGCGCTCCCCGGGCGCCGGACCGGGGGCTGCCCCGCGGCGGGCTGGTGGTGCTCACCGTCGGTGGCTTCCTGGGCTCGGCCGCGGCCACCCCGACCGGGGTCTTCCTCGTCGACTCCGCGGTCGCCGCCGGCACCGACGCGGGCGCGGCCGGGCTGCTGTTCGCGGGCTGCTCGGTGCTGGGGCTGGTGGTCCGGATCGGCTACGGCCTGCTCGTCGACCGGCACCCCACCCGCAGCGCCTATCTGTTCATCGCCAACCTGCTGGCCGCCGGCACGGCCGGCTACGTGCTGCTCGCGGCGGGCACGGTGCCGGCGTCCGTCGCCGGCGGCGTGCTGGCCTACGGCGCCGGCTGGGCGTGGACCGGGCTGTTCCACTTCGCGGTCATCCGCGACAACCGCGACGCCGCGGCGTCGGTCACCGGGTTCGTGCAGACCGGCCTGTCGCTGGGTGCCGCCTCCGGTCCGCTGCTGTTCGGCGTCGTCGCGCAGACCTGGTCCTACTCCGCGGCCTGGCTCACGGCCGCGGCGCTGAGCCTGGCCGGCGCGGTCACCGTCCGGGTCAGCCGCCGGATGGTCCGCCGGTCGCGCGGGCTCCCGGTGAGCCGGCTGCCCGGACGCCGGCGCCGCGCCCCCGACCTGCCCGCACCCACCTGA
- a CDS encoding fumarylacetoacetate hydrolase family protein, whose product MRIARYTPAAGGPASYGLVEGDGDDAVVVRLEGNPFDGVRTTEERTPLGQVRLLAPVEPSKVLCLGRNYAEHAKELGNEVPEIPVVFAKFSTSVVGPDAEVPYPPDTGNLHFEGELAVVIGQECTRVPADRVADVVLGYTVANDLTMRDMQRAEKQWTRAKGFDRSCPLGPWVETDVDPAALSLRTTVNGDVKQDGTTADMLLDVAACVSWVSQTMTLLPGDVVLTGTPAGVGPLQAGDEVTVTLEGIGSLSTRIV is encoded by the coding sequence ATGCGCATCGCCCGCTACACCCCGGCCGCCGGCGGTCCGGCGTCCTACGGCCTGGTCGAGGGGGACGGCGACGACGCCGTCGTCGTCCGGCTCGAGGGGAACCCCTTCGACGGCGTCCGGACGACGGAGGAGCGGACCCCGCTCGGTCAGGTGCGGCTGCTCGCCCCGGTCGAGCCCAGCAAGGTGCTGTGCCTCGGCCGCAACTACGCCGAGCACGCCAAGGAGCTGGGCAACGAGGTGCCGGAGATCCCGGTCGTGTTCGCCAAGTTCTCCACGTCGGTGGTGGGCCCCGACGCCGAGGTGCCCTATCCGCCGGACACCGGGAACCTGCACTTCGAGGGCGAGCTGGCGGTCGTGATCGGGCAGGAGTGCACGCGGGTGCCGGCCGACCGGGTGGCCGACGTCGTGCTCGGCTACACCGTCGCCAACGACCTCACGATGCGGGACATGCAGCGTGCGGAGAAGCAGTGGACCCGCGCCAAGGGCTTCGACCGCTCGTGCCCGCTGGGGCCGTGGGTGGAGACCGACGTCGACCCGGCGGCGTTGTCCCTGCGGACCACCGTCAACGGCGACGTGAAGCAGGACGGCACGACCGCCGACATGCTGCTCGACGTCGCCGCGTGCGTGTCGTGGGTCAGCCAGACCATGACCCTGCTGCCCGGCGACGTCGTGCTCACCGGCACCCCGGCCGGGGTCGGGCCGCTGCAGGCCGGCGACGAGGTGACGGTGACGCTGGAGGGGATCGGGTCGCTGTCCACCCGCATCGTCTGA
- a CDS encoding MFS transporter has translation MASGLGALARVVAGWLADRVRTRWLLVVAAQMSLGGLSYALLGTGVEALIAIGAVVGYCTGWAWAGLSTYAITRMHHGMAAQATSITQGGMGMGAALGPLAFGAVVSAGSYAVAWTATAALAVVGGLVIVLGRHLLLRDRPALVAAHRRRAAARA, from the coding sequence GTGGCCAGCGGGTTGGGGGCCCTGGCCCGCGTGGTCGCCGGCTGGCTGGCCGACCGGGTGCGCACCCGCTGGCTGCTCGTCGTCGCCGCGCAGATGTCGCTGGGCGGGCTGTCCTACGCGCTGCTGGGCACCGGGGTCGAGGCGCTCATCGCCATCGGCGCGGTGGTCGGCTACTGCACCGGCTGGGCGTGGGCGGGGCTGTCGACCTACGCCATCACCCGCATGCACCACGGCATGGCCGCGCAGGCGACGTCGATCACACAGGGCGGTATGGGCATGGGCGCCGCGCTCGGCCCGCTGGCGTTCGGCGCGGTCGTGTCGGCCGGCTCCTACGCCGTGGCCTGGACCGCCACCGCGGCCCTCGCCGTCGTCGGCGGGCTGGTCATCGTGCTCGGCCGGCACCTGCTGCTGCGCGACCGCCCCGCGCTGGTGGCCGCACACCGCCGCCGGGCCGCCGCCCGGGCCTGA
- a CDS encoding NAD(P)-dependent oxidoreductase, producing the protein MSTRWGLVGFGEAGRVIGTALAASGADLAVHDRVLLDPERGPGLAEAVRAAGAQPVADVAGLADRDVVLSLVTPATALAAAEGLRAVVGDGVLYVDLNSTAPPVKEAVAAALPAARVVDGVMTGGGIRLDGSRIPISLAGPDAPEAARLLAGAGFRTAVVGEQVGAAAALKMLRSVVVKGLEGLWTEALLAARELDVVEPLIAMVEETLDRWPTRDFATMLVTTHVAHAGRRQGEARMVRDTVAGTGVEPFMSAALVARQERTARGLERAGRRAGEVPPTLADALEVLRSLPG; encoded by the coding sequence GTGAGCACCCGGTGGGGGCTGGTCGGCTTCGGCGAGGCCGGCCGGGTCATCGGCACCGCCCTGGCCGCCTCCGGCGCCGACCTGGCGGTGCACGACCGGGTGCTCCTCGACCCGGAGCGCGGTCCGGGGCTGGCGGAGGCGGTGCGGGCGGCCGGGGCGCAGCCGGTGGCCGACGTCGCGGGGCTCGCCGACCGGGACGTCGTCCTGTCGCTGGTCACCCCGGCCACCGCGCTGGCGGCGGCCGAGGGGCTCCGGGCCGTCGTCGGCGACGGCGTCCTCTACGTCGACCTCAACTCCACCGCGCCGCCGGTCAAGGAGGCGGTGGCGGCCGCGCTGCCCGCCGCCCGGGTGGTCGACGGCGTGATGACCGGCGGGGGCATCCGGCTCGACGGCAGCCGCATCCCGATCTCGCTGGCCGGGCCGGACGCCCCGGAGGCGGCCCGGCTGCTGGCGGGCGCCGGGTTCCGCACCGCCGTCGTCGGCGAGCAGGTGGGGGCCGCGGCCGCGCTGAAGATGCTGCGCAGCGTCGTGGTCAAGGGCCTGGAGGGGCTGTGGACCGAGGCGCTGCTGGCCGCCCGCGAGCTGGACGTCGTGGAGCCGCTGATCGCGATGGTCGAGGAGACGCTGGACCGCTGGCCCACCCGCGACTTCGCCACGATGCTCGTCACCACCCACGTCGCGCACGCCGGCCGCCGGCAGGGGGAGGCCCGGATGGTGCGCGACACCGTCGCCGGCACCGGCGTCGAGCCGTTCATGTCGGCCGCACTGGTGGCCCGGCAGGAGCGCACCGCGCGCGGGCTCGAGCGGGCCGGACGGCGGGCGGGGGAGGTGCCGCCGACGCTCGCCGACGCGCTGGAGGTGCTGCGCTCGCTGCCCGGCTGA
- a CDS encoding fumarylacetoacetate hydrolase family protein produces MRLTTLRLDGAEPGALVRPGGAVPLPALNRRLQTDWPETVQELLESGRVEELRDWVAGQDAAGLDELVVPQEQLAYAPLYRRPRKIWGIGLNYVEHAADLSEKAPSTEPASFLKPDTAIIGPGDPIRIPPQSQRTTAEGELGVVIGRECKDVDEADAPSVVAGFTTIVDMTAEDILEKNPRYLTRSKSFDTFFSFGPELVTVDEVDDVDALEVATIHNGEVHRRNVVSNMTFRPWWLVAFHSRVMTLLPGDVISTGTPGAAHIRSGDTAGVQITGFRELTNPVA; encoded by the coding sequence GTGCGACTGACGACGCTGCGACTGGACGGCGCGGAGCCGGGGGCGCTGGTGCGCCCCGGCGGCGCGGTACCGCTGCCCGCGCTCAACCGGCGCCTGCAGACCGACTGGCCGGAGACCGTCCAGGAGCTGCTCGAGAGCGGCCGGGTCGAGGAGCTGCGCGACTGGGTCGCCGGCCAGGACGCCGCCGGGCTGGACGAGCTCGTCGTGCCGCAGGAGCAGCTGGCGTACGCGCCGCTCTACCGGCGCCCGCGCAAGATCTGGGGCATCGGCCTGAACTACGTCGAGCACGCCGCCGACCTGTCCGAGAAGGCGCCCTCGACCGAGCCGGCCAGCTTCCTCAAGCCCGACACCGCCATCATCGGGCCGGGTGACCCGATCCGGATCCCCCCGCAGTCGCAGCGCACCACCGCCGAGGGTGAGCTGGGCGTGGTGATCGGCCGCGAGTGCAAGGACGTCGACGAGGCCGACGCCCCCTCGGTGGTCGCCGGGTTCACCACGATCGTGGACATGACCGCCGAGGACATCCTCGAGAAGAACCCGCGCTACCTCACCCGGTCCAAGAGCTTCGACACCTTCTTCAGCTTCGGCCCCGAGCTGGTGACCGTCGACGAGGTGGACGACGTCGACGCGCTGGAGGTGGCCACGATCCACAACGGCGAGGTGCACCGGCGCAACGTCGTCTCGAACATGACCTTCCGGCCCTGGTGGCTGGTGGCCTTCCACTCCCGGGTGATGACGCTGCTGCCCGGCGACGTCATCTCCACCGGCACGCCGGGTGCCGCGCACATCCGCTCTGGTGACACCGCCGGTGTGCAGATCACCGGCTTCCGCGAGCTCACCAACCCCGTGGCCTGA
- a CDS encoding dihydrodipicolinate synthase family protein has product MTALTGVLPITLTPFTDGGDVDEGSIDSLVEDYLGAGAHGLTILGIMGEAARLLDDERERVLRRYLQATAGRVPVVAGVSARATRMALDYARRAEDAGAAAVMLAPPDNTRNLDLVFEHFGLVAEAVSVPVVVQDEPVNTGVVMPAPFLVRLLDEIEGCRYLKLEETPTLPKITAVRQKAKGPVGIFGGLGGLYLYEELLRGADGIMTGFGFPQVLVGTYERFVAGDRAGAQEFFFRYLPLIRYEAQLGVGGVTIRKQVFARRGAIASPHARFPAPPVDELTLAELDDLIAAVGL; this is encoded by the coding sequence GTGACCGCCCTCACGGGTGTGCTACCGATCACACTCACCCCGTTCACCGATGGCGGCGACGTCGACGAGGGCAGCATCGACAGCCTCGTCGAGGACTACCTCGGCGCCGGGGCCCACGGGTTGACCATCCTCGGGATCATGGGCGAGGCGGCCCGCCTGCTCGACGACGAGCGCGAGCGGGTGCTGCGCCGCTACCTGCAGGCGACCGCCGGCCGGGTGCCGGTGGTGGCCGGCGTCTCCGCCCGGGCCACCCGCATGGCGCTGGACTACGCGCGCCGGGCCGAGGACGCCGGCGCGGCGGCCGTCATGCTCGCCCCGCCGGACAACACCCGGAACCTCGACCTGGTCTTCGAGCACTTCGGGCTGGTCGCCGAGGCGGTGTCGGTGCCGGTCGTGGTCCAGGACGAGCCGGTGAACACCGGCGTGGTGATGCCGGCGCCGTTCCTCGTCCGGCTGCTCGACGAGATCGAGGGGTGCCGCTACCTCAAGCTCGAGGAGACCCCGACGCTGCCCAAGATCACCGCGGTGCGGCAGAAGGCGAAGGGGCCGGTCGGCATCTTCGGCGGCCTCGGCGGGCTCTACCTGTACGAGGAGCTGCTCCGCGGCGCCGACGGCATCATGACCGGCTTCGGCTTCCCGCAGGTGCTGGTCGGCACCTACGAGCGGTTCGTCGCCGGCGACCGCGCGGGCGCGCAGGAGTTCTTCTTCCGGTACCTCCCGCTGATCCGCTACGAGGCCCAGCTCGGCGTCGGCGGGGTGACCATCCGCAAGCAGGTCTTCGCCCGGCGCGGGGCCATCGCCTCCCCGCACGCCCGCTTCCCGGCCCCGCCGGTCGACGAGCTCACCCTCGCCGAGCTCGACGACCTCATCGCCGCCGTCGGCCTGTAG
- a CDS encoding SDR family oxidoreductase, translated as MDLELTGRVALVTAASKGLGRATATQLAAEGARVMISSRGADQLARTAQEIADATGAQVEHCPADVSDAGDLDRLLRETRERLGGVDVLVNNAGGPPPGGFDALDDAQWQQAFELNLLSTVRLFRGVLPHMREQRWGRIVTVASSSIRQPIDNLTLSNTLRVGLLGLAKSVALEVASDGVLVNTLGPGRIATDRVASLDAGRAEKTGLSVEEVRAQSEAGIPLGRYGTAEEFGKVAAFLASGANTYVTGQNFLVDGGMVRAI; from the coding sequence ATGGACCTCGAACTCACCGGCCGGGTCGCCCTGGTCACCGCCGCCTCCAAGGGCCTGGGCCGCGCCACCGCGACCCAGCTGGCCGCCGAGGGCGCGCGGGTGATGATCTCCAGCCGCGGCGCCGACCAGCTGGCGCGCACCGCGCAGGAGATCGCCGACGCGACCGGCGCGCAGGTCGAGCACTGCCCGGCCGACGTCTCCGACGCCGGCGACCTCGACCGGCTGCTGCGCGAGACGCGGGAGCGGCTCGGCGGCGTCGACGTGCTGGTCAACAACGCCGGCGGGCCGCCGCCGGGCGGGTTCGACGCGCTCGACGACGCCCAGTGGCAGCAGGCGTTCGAGCTGAACCTGCTCTCCACCGTGCGGCTGTTCCGCGGCGTGCTGCCGCACATGCGCGAGCAGCGCTGGGGCCGGATCGTCACCGTCGCGTCCTCGTCGATCAGGCAGCCGATCGACAACCTCACGCTGTCCAACACCCTGCGGGTGGGCCTGCTCGGGCTGGCCAAGAGCGTCGCCCTGGAGGTGGCCTCCGACGGCGTGCTGGTCAACACCCTCGGCCCCGGCCGGATCGCCACCGACCGCGTCGCCTCGCTCGACGCCGGTCGCGCCGAGAAGACCGGGCTGTCGGTGGAGGAGGTCCGCGCGCAGAGCGAGGCGGGCATCCCGCTGGGCCGCTACGGCACCGCGGAGGAGTTCGGCAAGGTGGCGGCGTTCCTCGCCTCGGGCGCCAACACCTACGTCACCGGCCAGAACTTCCTGGTCGACGGCGGCATGGTGCGGGCCATCTGA
- a CDS encoding HNH endonuclease signature motif containing protein, whose product MRSAGPARTPLEAELVGRLLERPPTSARLPVGLLTRAEKAAELQRLQARKAMDAAYEAELVMGLADDTPDSLDPPPGHPGARKGSWAPDPELPGVSEFFTSELAVVLNCGRGTASHLAHRAWTYRGNLPATWAALADGVLDEPRAKVLADVLTHTTPAIARGIESRLLPEAPGLSTGRLRARALALLLELDTDAVDARRKDARRQADVRSYPSHLEGMSTLAADLPTPVSAECLDVVDRLAAMLKTDGDPRPIGELRAVVLADLIRRPWDTSRTPVTAQLTITAALDALAGRTDQPGEVNGQPITAAQLRELLIRLGALGLQTPEGGTVTLAVTDDGALVATTTLDQLRRLARRGCATHHEQDCGCPVLDRPAPTDAYPPTAAQDAFVTTRDRACRFPNCGQRVGWTDRDHVVPHADGGATDCANLCCLCRSHHRLKTHARGWRFAMDNDGALHVTTPSGVTRTTRPPGLRPSQPPGSTAAASTPPAVSISDDDPPPF is encoded by the coding sequence ATGAGGTCAGCCGGTCCCGCGCGTACGCCGCTGGAGGCCGAGCTGGTCGGCCGGCTGCTCGAGCGGCCGCCGACCAGCGCGCGGCTGCCTGTGGGGCTGCTGACCCGGGCGGAGAAGGCCGCCGAGCTGCAGCGCCTGCAGGCCCGCAAGGCGATGGACGCCGCCTACGAGGCCGAGCTCGTCATGGGCCTGGCCGACGACACCCCGGACTCCCTCGACCCGCCGCCGGGCCACCCCGGCGCCAGGAAGGGCTCGTGGGCCCCGGATCCCGAGCTGCCCGGGGTGAGCGAGTTCTTCACCTCCGAGCTGGCAGTGGTGCTCAACTGCGGCCGGGGCACCGCCTCCCACCTGGCGCACCGCGCCTGGACCTACCGGGGGAACCTGCCGGCCACCTGGGCCGCGCTGGCCGATGGGGTTCTGGACGAGCCCCGCGCGAAGGTCCTCGCCGACGTCCTCACCCACACGACACCGGCGATCGCCCGGGGAATCGAGTCGCGGCTGCTGCCCGAGGCGCCCGGCCTGTCCACCGGCCGGTTGCGGGCCCGGGCGCTGGCACTTCTGCTGGAACTCGATACCGACGCCGTCGACGCGCGGCGCAAGGACGCTCGTCGGCAGGCCGACGTGCGCTCCTATCCCTCACACCTGGAGGGCATGAGCACGCTGGCTGCGGACCTGCCCACCCCGGTGTCGGCCGAGTGCCTCGACGTGGTCGACCGGTTGGCAGCGATGCTCAAGACCGATGGCGACCCCCGGCCGATCGGCGAGCTGCGCGCCGTGGTGCTGGCTGACCTGATCCGCCGTCCCTGGGACACCAGCCGGACGCCGGTCACAGCTCAGCTGACGATCACCGCCGCACTCGACGCGCTGGCCGGCCGGACCGACCAGCCCGGGGAGGTCAACGGGCAGCCGATCACCGCCGCCCAGCTGCGCGAGCTGCTCATCCGGCTCGGTGCCCTGGGGCTGCAGACACCCGAGGGCGGCACGGTGACCCTCGCGGTCACCGACGACGGCGCTCTGGTGGCCACCACCACCCTCGACCAGCTGCGCCGTCTGGCCCGCCGTGGCTGCGCCACCCACCACGAGCAGGACTGCGGCTGCCCGGTGCTCGACCGACCGGCACCCACCGACGCCTACCCACCCACCGCCGCCCAGGACGCCTTCGTCACCACCCGCGACCGCGCCTGCCGCTTCCCCAACTGCGGCCAGCGCGTCGGCTGGACCGACCGCGACCACGTCGTCCCGCACGCCGACGGCGGCGCCACTGACTGCGCCAACCTGTGCTGCCTGTGCCGCAGCCACCACCGCCTCAAGACCCACGCCCGCGGCTGGCGATTCGCCATGGACAACGACGGCGCCCTGCACGTCACCACACCATCGGGCGTCACCCGCACCACCCGACCACCCGGCCTGCGACCATCCCAGCCACCCGGATCAACAGCGGCCGCCTCGACTCCGCCAGCGGTGTCCATCTCGGACGACGATCCGCCACCCTTCTGA
- the lhgO gene encoding L-2-hydroxyglutarate oxidase has protein sequence MPVQRYAVVGGGIIGTAVARRLLARAPDAVVTVLEKEDRLAAHQTGRNSGVVHAGLYYEPGSLKATLCRRGVSLLREFCAEKGLPYEEIGKVLVALDGAEEERLGAIAERARANGVPGVRVIDRAELHELEPHVAGIAALHSPTTAIVDYVAVTEQLAEEARKAGATVRTGFEVAGLRSTGGEVVVTSTAGEEVVVDRVVLCSGLQVDRLARLAGDDDAPRIVPFRGEYYALRPDKRALVNGLVYPVPDPRYPFLGVHLTPRVDGEVLVGPNAVLALAREGYRWRDVSPTELAAIVRFPGFRRFAKQHWRTGLAEMRGSLSKRAYTAAARRYVPELTVEDMVPATAGIRAQALESDGSLVDDFRITRRGAVVAVRNAPSPAATSSLAIAEHLVELLLAEGTAP, from the coding sequence ATGCCGGTCCAGCGATACGCCGTGGTCGGGGGCGGGATCATCGGGACGGCGGTGGCCCGGCGGCTGCTCGCCCGTGCGCCCGACGCCGTGGTGACCGTCCTCGAGAAGGAGGACCGGCTCGCCGCCCACCAGACCGGCCGCAACAGCGGCGTGGTGCACGCCGGCCTCTACTACGAGCCCGGCTCCCTCAAGGCGACGCTGTGCCGCCGCGGGGTCTCCCTGCTGCGGGAGTTCTGCGCGGAGAAGGGGCTGCCCTACGAGGAGATCGGCAAGGTCCTCGTCGCGCTCGACGGGGCCGAGGAGGAGCGGCTGGGCGCGATCGCCGAGCGGGCCCGCGCCAACGGCGTCCCCGGGGTCCGGGTGATCGACCGGGCGGAGCTGCACGAGCTCGAGCCGCACGTCGCCGGCATCGCCGCGCTGCACTCGCCGACCACCGCCATCGTCGACTACGTCGCCGTCACCGAGCAGCTGGCCGAGGAGGCCCGCAAGGCCGGGGCCACCGTCCGCACCGGCTTCGAGGTCGCCGGCCTCCGGTCCACCGGCGGGGAGGTCGTCGTCACCAGCACCGCCGGCGAGGAGGTCGTCGTCGACCGGGTGGTGCTCTGCTCCGGGCTGCAGGTCGACCGGCTGGCGCGGCTGGCCGGGGACGACGACGCCCCGCGCATCGTGCCCTTCCGCGGCGAGTACTACGCGCTGCGGCCGGACAAGCGGGCGCTGGTGAACGGCCTGGTCTACCCGGTGCCCGACCCCCGGTACCCGTTCCTCGGCGTGCACCTGACCCCACGGGTGGACGGCGAGGTGCTGGTCGGCCCCAACGCCGTCCTGGCGCTGGCCCGCGAGGGCTACCGCTGGCGGGACGTCTCCCCCACCGAGCTGGCCGCGATCGTCCGCTTCCCCGGCTTCCGGCGCTTCGCGAAGCAGCACTGGCGCACGGGCCTGGCGGAGATGCGCGGCTCGTTGAGCAAGCGCGCGTACACCGCCGCGGCCCGCCGCTACGTGCCCGAGCTGACCGTCGAGGACATGGTCCCGGCCACCGCGGGGATCCGGGCGCAGGCGCTGGAGTCCGACGGCAGCCTGGTCGACGACTTCCGCATCACCCGGCGGGGCGCCGTGGTGGCCGTGCGCAACGCCCCCTCCCCGGCGGCGACGTCCTCCCTCGCGATCGCCGAGCACCTGGTGGAGCTGCTGCTGGCGGAGGGCACGGCACCGTGA
- a CDS encoding dimethylmenaquinone methyltransferase, translating into MSTCRLHPPGPRPDAGLLERCRALPTSILSDCMARSGGICGVHRVPGGGWPRVAGPALTVRTRPGDNLVVHRALDLAQPGDVLVVDGGGALDRALLGEIIARYAAARGLAALVVDGAVRDVEGLAAGAVPVFARGVNHLGPYKDGPGEIGGPVHAGGTVVRAGDVVVGDADGVVVVPRERVAEVVATGEEQARTEEAVFAHIAAGTWDRSWVAAALTEVRVGPGVVA; encoded by the coding sequence ATGAGCACCTGCCGGCTGCACCCGCCCGGCCCCCGTCCGGACGCCGGCCTGCTGGAGCGCTGCCGTGCGCTGCCGACGAGCATCCTGTCCGACTGCATGGCCCGCAGCGGCGGGATCTGCGGCGTGCACCGGGTGCCCGGCGGCGGCTGGCCGCGAGTGGCCGGGCCCGCGCTGACCGTGCGCACCCGACCGGGCGACAACCTCGTCGTCCACCGCGCCCTGGACCTCGCCCAGCCCGGCGACGTGCTCGTCGTCGACGGCGGCGGCGCGCTGGACCGGGCGCTGCTCGGCGAGATCATCGCGCGCTACGCGGCCGCTCGCGGGCTGGCCGCGCTGGTCGTCGACGGGGCGGTGCGCGACGTCGAGGGGCTGGCCGCGGGCGCCGTGCCGGTCTTCGCCCGGGGCGTCAACCACCTCGGCCCGTACAAGGACGGCCCGGGCGAGATCGGCGGCCCGGTGCACGCCGGCGGCACGGTGGTGCGTGCCGGCGACGTCGTGGTCGGCGACGCCGACGGCGTCGTGGTCGTGCCGCGCGAGCGGGTCGCGGAGGTGGTCGCGACCGGCGAGGAGCAGGCGCGGACGGAGGAGGCGGTGTTCGCGCACATCGCCGCCGGCACGTGGGACCGGTCGTGGGTGGCCGCCGCGCTCACCGAGGTCCGGGTGGGCCCCGGGGTGGTCGCGTGA